One Mastacembelus armatus chromosome 10, fMasArm1.2, whole genome shotgun sequence DNA window includes the following coding sequences:
- the anxa5a gene encoding annexin A5a: FIALVQQAYRGSVRPFVNFNAKHDAEILHRAMKGIGTDEDAVLMLLTARSNDQRQEIKAAYKKAYGKDLVSALKSELGGLFESLIVALMTPTVSYDASQLHKALKGAGTDDDVLIEILPSRTGEHVQEIVKVYKKEFGGKLEKDICSDTSGHYQRLLVILLQGSREEGIDEENIEKDSKDLYAAGEDKFGTDEETFITILGNRSAEHLRRVFDAYRKLSGSDIEDSIKGETTGNLENLMLAVVKCVKSIPEFFAERLYKSMRRAGTDDDTLMRIMVSRSEVDMLDIRASFKKMYGVSLYTTIQEDTAGDYQKALLYLCGGND, from the exons TTTATCGCTCTTGTCCAACAGGCGTACAGAGGCAGCGTTAGGCCATTTGTCAACTTCAACGCCAAACACGATGCTGAAATCCTCCACAGAGCCATGAAAGGAATCG GTACGGATGAAGATGCAGTCCTCATGCTTCTGACGGCACGCAGCAATGACCAACGGCAGGAAATTAAGGCAGCTTACAAAAAGGCCTATGGAAAG GACTTGGTCAGTGCACTGAAATCGGAGCTAGGTGGACTGTTTGAGAGTCTGATCGTGGCTCTGATGACACCAACTGTCTCATACGATGCTTCTCAACTGCACAAGGCTCTCAAG GGTGCTGGGACTGATGACGATGTGCTGATTGAGATCCTGCCCTCCAGGACTGGTGAACACGTTCAAGAAATTGTTAAAGTGTACAAGAAAG AGTTTGGTGGCAAGCTGGAGAAAGATATCTGCAGTGATACCTCAGGACACTATCAGAGACTGCTGGTGATCCTGCTGCAG GGCAGCAGGGAGGAGGGAATAGATGAGGAAAATATTGAGAAAGACTCTAAG GACTTGTATGCTGCTGGTGAGGACAAGTTTGGCACGGATGAGGAAACATTCATCACAATTCTTGGCAACAGGAGTGCAGAGCATCTCAGAAGAG TGTTTGATGCCTACAGGAAGCTCTCTGGATCAGACATAGAGGACAGCATTAAAGGCGAGACCACTGGGAATTTGGAGAACTTAATGCTAGCTGTTG tgaaatgtgtgaaGAGCATCCCAGAATTCTTTGCTGAACGGCTGTATAAATCAATGAGG CGCGCTGGAACCGATGACGACACCCTGATGAGGATAATGGTGTCAAGAAGTGAAGTAGACATGTTGGATATCAGAGCCAGCTTCAAAAAGATGTATGGGGTGTCTCTTTACACCACCATCCAG GAGGATACGGCTGGAGACTACCAGAAGGCTTTACTCTACCTCTGTGGTGGGAATGATTAA